In Verrucomicrobiota bacterium, the DNA window GCGAACGAAAAATGCCACAAATGAAGCGGGCGCCGGGTGCCGGGTGTCGGTCACACGGCGGGCACAGCGGATTTGGCGGGCACGACGTAAGAGTTCACACGGTCACACGGCGGGCACAACGTAAGAGTTCACACGGCGAACACGGCGACCACGGCGGGAAGAGGAAAGAGTTCGGAGCTCGGAGTTCGGGGTTCGGAGTGGCATCGTGGGGGGCAGGCGCGAGTGTCTGCCTTAGCGTTGCCGTCAGGTCCTCTTAATCTGTGTCAATCTGTGTAATCTGTGGACGCTTTTCTTTTTTCTGCGTTCTCTGCGTGTTCTGCGGATGATTTTTAATCTGTGGATCAGCTGCGCAGGAATTCCAGCATCCCGGCGAGGGCGCGGGCGCGATGGCTGAGGCTGTTTTTTATCACTAAGGGGAGCTCGGCAAAAGTCTCCTGATAACCGCGAGGAATGAACATCGAATCGTAGCCGAAGCCGCCGCTCCCGCGTTCGGCCGGGATCACTTCGCCTTCAACCACACCGGGGAAAGTCCCGAGTACTTCCCCTTGGCTGGCGAGCACCATGACGCAGCAGAACCGGGCCGGGAACCGGTCGCCGGGCAGCTTCGCGAGTTCTTTCCGCAGCAAATTACGGTTACCGGCGTCCGTGGCGTTAGGACCGGCGAAGCGCGCAGATCGAACCCCCGGCGCGCCGTTCAGGGCGTCAACTTCCAAGCCGGAATCATCGGCCAGGACCAGCCCGGTCACGTGCCTGGAAATCGTTACCGCTTTCAGAATGGCATTATCCTGGAAAGTTTCGCCGGTTTCTTCCACCTCAGGCGCATGCGGCAGCGTCGTCAGATCTCGAACGTCCCATCCGGACCCGAGAATCTGGTGAATCTCTCGCGTTTTGTGCGCGTTTCTGGTCGCGATCAGGAGCGTTTGCATGTGCACGTCGAGCCGGCCCTACGCCGGCCCGTCCAAAGGTGATCGTAACGTCGCAGAAGCAACGAGTAAACTCGTCCCGTCATCGCTTGCAGTCAGGAAAATTTTCGCCGCATTCGCAAAATGAGACATAATGGAGCATCCTGAAAACTTCCGGGTACAAGTGTGAGTGCTTCGATGACTGAGCGACGTAAACAATTTCCATTCACCGAATTCGAGCCCAAATGGCAGCGTTACTGGGATGAGCACAGGACGTTCTCGGTGCCGAACCCGGGCGCACCGTGCTTCGATCCGGCCAAGCCCAAGTTCTACGTGCTGGATATGTTCCCTTATCCGAGCGGCGAAGGGCTGCACGTCGGGCATCCGGAAGGCTATACCGCGACCGATATCCTGGCGCGGTACAAGCGGATGCGGGGTTTCAATGTGCTTCATCCCATGGGTTGGGACGCTTTCGGCCTGCCGGCGGAGCAGTTTGCCATTCGCACCGGCCAGCACCCGTCGGTGGCAACCGCGCGCAACGTGGAACGCTTCAAGGCCCAGCTGAAAAGGATCGGGTTCAGTTACGATTGGGAGCGCGAAATCAATACCACCGATCCGGAGTACTACCGTTGGACCCAGTGGATCTTTCTCCAGCTGTACCATTCCTGGTTCGACCCTGAGAAGGGGGCTGCCCGGCCCATCAGCGAACTCGCCGAGAAACGGCGCCGCGAGTTTCCGGACGAACCTGCCGCCGAGCTGCGTGCTTTTCTCGACCGGCACCGGCTTGCCTATGTGAGTGAGGCACCCGTCAACTGGTGCCAGGAACTGGGCACCGTCCTGGCTAATGAGGAAGTCGTGGACGGCAAAAGCGAGGTGGGCGGTTTTCCGGTCGTGCGCCGTCCCATGCGCCAGTGGATGCTGCGGATTACCGCGTATGCCGATCGTTTGGTGGAAGAGTTGGGGGGGCTGGACTGGCCTGAGTCGATCAAGACGCTGCAGCGCAACTGGATCGGGCGGAGCGAGGGTGCCGAGGCCCGGTTTCAGATCGATGGACGACCGGAAACCATCCCCGTGTTTACCACCCGGCCCGACACCCTGTTCGGCGCCACCTACGTCGTCCTGGCGCCGGAGCATCCGCTGGTTCCAACCCTGACGAGCGCACCGCAACGTGCCGCGGTCGAGGCGTACCAGACGCAGGTCGCGGCGAAATCCGACCTTGAACGCACCGATCTCGCCAAGGAAAAGACCGGCGTTTTTACCGGCGGTTACGTCATCAACCCGGTCAATCGGGCAAAAATCCCGGTCTGGATCGCGGATTACGTCCTGGCAACCTACGGGACGGGCGCGATCATGGCGGTGCCGGCTCATGACGAGCGCGACTACGATTTCGCGCAGAAATTCGGCCTCGAAATCCGGCCGGTGGTCGCTCCCCCGAAGCCGGTGGAAGGCTGCTTCACCGGAGAGGGAACGTCGATCAATTCCGGTTTCCTGAACGGCCTGGCCACACCCGACGCCAAGCGCAAAGTCATCGAATACCTCGAGCAGCAAGGGTCGGGGCGCCGGACGGTAAACTACAAACTGCGCGACTGGCTGTTTTCGCGGCAGCGCTACTGGGGTGAACCTTTCCCGGTCGTCTGGCGTGAGGGCCGCCACGAAGCCCTGCCCGAGGCGGAATTACCGGTGATCCCTCCGCCGTTGGAAGATTATCGCCCGACCGGTACGATCGAACCGCCACTCTCAAAGGCCAAGGACTGGATCCGGCTGTCGGATGGCGCGAGCCGGGAGCTTAACACCATGCCGCAGTGGGCGGGATCATGCTGGTATTACCTCCGCTACC includes these proteins:
- the rdgB gene encoding RdgB/HAM1 family non-canonical purine NTP pyrophosphatase, whose translation is MQTLLIATRNAHKTREIHQILGSGWDVRDLTTLPHAPEVEETGETFQDNAILKAVTISRHVTGLVLADDSGLEVDALNGAPGVRSARFAGPNATDAGNRNLLRKELAKLPGDRFPARFCCVMVLASQGEVLGTFPGVVEGEVIPAERGSGGFGYDSMFIPRGYQETFAELPLVIKNSLSHRARALAGMLEFLRS
- a CDS encoding leucine--tRNA ligase; translation: MTERRKQFPFTEFEPKWQRYWDEHRTFSVPNPGAPCFDPAKPKFYVLDMFPYPSGEGLHVGHPEGYTATDILARYKRMRGFNVLHPMGWDAFGLPAEQFAIRTGQHPSVATARNVERFKAQLKRIGFSYDWEREINTTDPEYYRWTQWIFLQLYHSWFDPEKGAARPISELAEKRRREFPDEPAAELRAFLDRHRLAYVSEAPVNWCQELGTVLANEEVVDGKSEVGGFPVVRRPMRQWMLRITAYADRLVEELGGLDWPESIKTLQRNWIGRSEGAEARFQIDGRPETIPVFTTRPDTLFGATYVVLAPEHPLVPTLTSAPQRAAVEAYQTQVAAKSDLERTDLAKEKTGVFTGGYVINPVNRAKIPVWIADYVLATYGTGAIMAVPAHDERDYDFAQKFGLEIRPVVAPPKPVEGCFTGEGTSINSGFLNGLATPDAKRKVIEYLEQQGSGRRTVNYKLRDWLFSRQRYWGEPFPVVWREGRHEALPEAELPVIPPPLEDYRPTGTIEPPLSKAKDWIRLSDGASRELNTMPQWAGSCWYYLRYPSPHEHRRFVNAEAERYWMSGGKPGGVDLYVGGTEHAVLHLLYSRFWHKVLYDLGYVSTIEPFQRLVNQGMILGQDNHKMSKSRGNVVNPDNVIADYGADALRLYEMFMGPLEATKPWSMSGVEGVYRFLARVWRLVMEEDQEGRWQLSRTVARQALTPAQQKVVHVTIKKVTDDVEALAFNTAIAQLMICVNEFTGAEARPLEAIRTLLLLLSPFAPHLAEELWERLGQRFAPELTGLVSGQRWPEFNPAYLTEDQVEVILQVNGKLRDKITVQKGLEKDALERQALGSPKVREHVVGKTVRKVIVIPDKLVNVVAG